The Gopherus evgoodei ecotype Sinaloan lineage chromosome 8, rGopEvg1_v1.p, whole genome shotgun sequence genome includes a region encoding these proteins:
- the PIGC gene encoding phosphatidylinositol N-acetylglucosaminyltransferase subunit C, producing the protein MVCAQVEASPGKCWQKVLYERQPFPDNYVDHRFLEELRKNIYARKYQYWAVVFESGVVIQQLCSVCVFVVIWWYMDDGLLTPQWLFGAGLASSLIGYVLFDVIDLGVGRKESGRTRWADLKSTLVFIAFTYGFSPVLKTLTESISTDTIYAMSVLMLLGHLIFFDYGANAAIVSSTLSLNMAIFASVCLASRLPRSLHTFAMVTFAIQIFALWPMLQKKLKARTPCCYVGVTLLFALSALAGLLTISGVAALLFALLLVSISCLCPYCLIRLQLLKDNIHGPWDEAEIKDDLSRFLM; encoded by the coding sequence ATGGTCTGTGCCCAGGTAGAAGCGAGCCCTGGGAAGTGCTGGCAGAAGGTGCTGTATGAGAGGCAGCCCTTCCCAGATAACTATGTGGACCACcggttcctggaggagctgcggAAGAACATCTACGCCCGCAAGTACCAGTATTGGGCAGTGGTGTTTGAGTCCGGGGTGGTGATTCAACAGCTGTGCAGCGTCTGCGTCTTCGTTGTCATCTGGTGGTACATGGACGATGGGCTGCTGACCCCACAGTGGCTGTTTGGGGCTGGGCTGGCCTCTTCCCTGATAGGCTACGTCCTGTTTGATGTCAtagacttgggggtggggaggaaggagagcgGTCGGACCCGGTGGGCGGACCTGAAGAGCACTCTGGTGTTCATAGCTTTCACCTATGGCTTCTCCCCAGTGCTGAAGACCCTGACGGAGTCGATCAGCACAGACACCATCTACGCCATGTCAGTCCTCATGCTCCTGGGGCACCTGATCTTCTTCGACTATGGGGCCAATGCCGCCATCGTCTCCAGCACGCTGTCCCTCAACATGGCCATCTTTGCCTCCGTGTGCCTGGCCTCCcggctgccccgctccctgcacacCTTCGCCATGGTCACCTTCGCCATCCAGATCTTTGCCCTGtggcccatgctgcagaagaaactCAAAGCGCGGACACCCTGCTGCTATGTGGGGGTGACCCTGCTCTTCGCCCTGTCTGCGCTGGCTGGGCTTCTGACCATCTCAGGCGTTGCTGCTCTTCTCTTTGCCCTTCTGCTGGTCTCCATTTCATGCCTGTGTCCTTACTGCCTCATCCGGCTGCAGCTGCTCAAAGACAACATCCATGGGCCTTGGGATGAAGCTGAAATCAAGGACGACCTCTCCAGGTTCCTAATGTAG